A stretch of the Deltaproteobacteria bacterium genome encodes the following:
- a CDS encoding prepilin-type N-terminal cleavage/methylation domain-containing protein, with the protein MQKSTVVNNNQGFTMIEVIITVFIVMIAFMGIIAVSSSVINGNAFSKDVTFATSLAQQQMEQLRIEDYGNLSNETSINSIYTTVTTITDNAPENNMKTITVTTQWSRGGTSRSVTLRTIRGE; encoded by the coding sequence ATGCAGAAATCAACTGTAGTAAACAACAATCAGGGATTTACGATGATTGAGGTTATCATCACCGTATTCATCGTTATGATCGCGTTTATGGGAATCATCGCCGTTTCATCAAGCGTCATCAACGGAAACGCCTTCAGCAAGGACGTCACATTCGCTACCAGTCTTGCTCAGCAGCAGATGGAACAGCTCCGGATTGAGGATTATGGTAATCTCTCAAATGAAACATCGATCAATTCCATTTACACCACCGTGACTACAATTACGGACAATGCTCCCGAGAACAATATGAAAACCATAACGGTGACAACCCAGTGGTCCCGCGGAGGGACATCGCGAAGCGTAACCCTGCGCACCATAAGAGGGGAGTAA
- a CDS encoding prepilin-type N-terminal cleavage/methylation domain-containing protein, with the protein MSCHTIRNMRGFTLLEVVVALAIGLMLLGTLYTFFLTQKKAYNVQEQVAEMQQNARAAMDMMVNELRMAGFDPFNTPSLGRIVTAASGQIRFTQNITRTNPPYDPDEDVDDPDEDVTYFLRTAADGTSELVRTARSRTSVSSASGFQTVAVAENIESLTFTYLTEDGTPAAALDEISQIVISLTARTDEPDPDYINPQQGDHYRRFTLSATVIPRNLAMGD; encoded by the coding sequence ATGAGCTGTCATACCATCAGAAACATGAGAGGATTCACCCTCCTTGAGGTTGTTGTCGCTCTTGCCATAGGGCTTATGCTCCTTGGAACGCTTTATACCTTCTTCCTCACACAGAAAAAAGCTTACAACGTGCAGGAGCAGGTCGCTGAAATGCAGCAGAACGCCCGGGCGGCAATGGACATGATGGTGAACGAACTGCGAATGGCCGGGTTTGATCCTTTCAACACGCCGAGCCTCGGTCGGATCGTAACGGCCGCAAGCGGCCAGATCCGTTTCACTCAGAATATCACAAGAACAAACCCGCCGTATGATCCTGATGAAGACGTTGATGATCCTGATGAGGATGTCACGTATTTCCTGCGGACAGCCGCGGACGGAACGAGTGAACTGGTAAGAACGGCACGTTCACGGACCTCTGTATCGTCAGCATCGGGATTTCAAACAGTCGCCGTCGCAGAGAACATTGAATCCCTCACCTTCACCTATCTGACGGAAGACGGAACACCGGCGGCAGCACTTGACGAGATCAGCCAGATCGTTATCAGCCTGACGGCCCGGACGGATGAACCGGATCCCGATTACATCAACCCTCAGCAGGGGGATCATTATCGTCGATTCACTTTGTCGGCGACGGTCATTCCCAGGAATCTCGCCATGGGGGATTAA